The Radiobacillus deserti genomic interval AGCTCCACAAGCACAAGCCGTACCTACACAACCTTATTATCCAACAGGAACACCTGCTTATGGTCCAGTACCAGGAGTGCAAGTTCCTCCAGCAGGACCGGCAGCATCTGTACCAGGAATGTTGCCAATTGAAGAATCCTACATCGAAAACATCCTGCGATTAAACAAAGGAAAATTAGCAGTTGTTTACGCATCTTTTGATAATAATTCCAAGGTGTTTACTGGCATTATTGAAGCAGCAGGGCGAGACCACCTTATACTTAGTGATCCCGAAACAGAAAACCGTTTCCTGATCCCA includes:
- the gerQ gene encoding spore coat protein GerQ; the encoded protein is MSKEENRNVPPQYYQTPPQATGYGYTPTPPTPTPAQAQAPAPQAQAVPTQPYYPTGTPAYGPVPGVQVPPAGPAASVPGMLPIEESYIENILRLNKGKLAVVYASFDNNSKVFTGIIEAAGRDHLILSDPETENRFLIPMIYLDYVTFDEEINYEYPYGAAPGNQLLAYPPR